TTACGTAATGACTGTACGTTTTTAATATAGTCAATTAACTCTTCATCTGTTTTGAAATTGTATAATTGATGCGTGTCAGGTTTCTCTTCCCCATTCATGGCAATTTCGGTACCATACTGAACAACTGGAATACCAGGCAGCATAAATAACGCACCCATCGCCATCTTCAATCGTGTTGGTGGGAACATATTTTCAGAAGCAGAATCAAATGTAAAGCGATATGTTTGTAATGAATCAATCATAATTTGCGTTGGCTTTTCACCAGCAAGAGGCTCCATTAGCTTTGAAGAGTCCTGATCTACATTTTTGAAAATATTACGGTAAATCTCTGCTGTAGCTGGTGAGAAGGATGCATCAAAATTCGCATCACTTTCTTCATTCGAAATCACATATAACGATTTGTTGGTACTTTTTAACGCCTTAATCATGTCATTAATAAATGCTGTGTCAGCATCCGCAATATTCGTTAAACGTAAGCCACCCACATCATATGTAGAAACAAATTCTGTTGCTGATTCGATTAAAGCAGCTTGAACATCTTTATTCGTTAAATCCCACTGAATGTGCCCATTATTTGTTGAGGCAATCCAGTTTTGCTTTGCTGCATCTTTTGCCCACTCATGATTAGGACTTACATTATTTAAAGGAAAGTCCACCATCATTGACATATTTTTTTCTTTATAGGCCTTCACCACACTTTGGAATTCTTCTGCTGTTCCAAAATGCTCTTCGATTGTACTATAGCTCGTTGGCATAGAACCATCGTATACTTCTGTGTCAAAAATTGTCCCAATGGATACGATTGTATAGCCCATTTCGCCAATAAATTTTAGTTTATCTAGTAGACCGGTGAAGTCGCCACCTGCAAATTTCGTTGGGTCTTGCGTATTTGTATCATAATCGTTAGTGCCTGAGCCATTAAAGAAACGGTCAACGAGTAAATCAAAAATGCTTTCTTCAGCAATCGTTCTTTTTTGTACTTCATCCGCGTGTGCAGGTGTTGCGCCTATTAATGAAGTTGCCAGTAAAAGCGATGCAGCTGTCGCGCTTATCCACTTCTTAAATTTCACTTTTATTCCCTCTCTTTCAAACCAATCCAACGTCATTTTACCAAATAAAACAGTAACGTTGCTATCATTTCAAAATATTTTACCGAAATGCAAAATGAATTACGACAAAAAGGTGTCAAATTAAGTTAACCTAAAAACACAGAAATTTCAGAATCGTTCTGGTGTCTGGCACTTCAAGAAAATAAAAGAGCCGTGAAGCAACAACTTCACGGCTTTTATTAAACATTATGCAAGGAAATTGAATCCCATTGGTAGCTTGAATCCTAAGAACATTGTAATGAGTAAAAATACTGCAAATAAAATCCAGAACATTGTTGTTGGCTTGTTTTTCTTTTGACGAACTAACACCATTTCCATCATGCCAATAACGAAAATACCGCCTAAAAATTTAAAGCCATAAAGCATTCCTTGACCGAATTTCATCGCTTCAATAAATAATGCCCCGCCAGTAATAATAATTAAAATGTAGAATAAACGTAATAACATATGTAAGCCTTTGGACTGCTTACCACTAAGTGCTGCAATTAAAAAGATTACGATGCCAACTACCCAAGTTGTAATGTGCAAATGTGTTTGGTTAGTTAAAAAATCCATTTTTGTCCCACCTCATTTTTTTTCTATCAAACTCTATCCTATCATGCAGTGGTAATGGTTTCAAATATTACAAGTTGTGTTCACAAAATTGAATGAATTTACGTCTAAACGTCATGGATTCCAGACTTTCGAACTTGCTTAATAAAAAAATCTATGACAGCTACCAGTGCTTGATTTAAGTGAGCTTTCTGTTAGTTATTTGCTATTCGTCCACCTTAGAAAAGTGATGAGCTGTGCTGAGTCAAATTAAAAAATCCGCGGAGCTTACACTCACGCGGACTAGCTATATTATTCAAAATGATTAACTAACGTACCGATACCTTGAATGGATACTTTCACGGTATCACCCGCTTTTAAATATTGCGGAGGATTCATGCCTTTACCAACGCCTGCTGGTGTACCCGTTAAAATCACATCACCTGGCTCTAGCGTTACATGTTGCGATAAAATCGATACGAGCGATTCGACCGTAAACATCATATCTTTCGTTGTACCATTTTGACGTACTTCATCATTTACTTTTGTAACAACTGTTAACTCTTGCGGATTTGGAATTTCATCCTTTGTTACAAGGTATGGTCCTAATGGGCATGTGCCTTCTAGGCTTTTACCTAAGAAAAATTGTTTATGTTTATCTTGAAGATCACGTGCTGTAATATCATTCGCAATTGTGTAGCCAAATACATAGTCAAAGGCTAAGTTTTTCGGAATGTTTTTCCCACGTTTACCAATGACTACTGCAAGTTCCCCTTCATAATCCATTTTTGAAGAAAGATCTGCATGGATTGATAGTGTTTGACCATCAGCCGCAATAGCAGTTGGCGATTTTGTAAATACCATTAAATCGATTGGTGCTGCTTCTGCACCCATTTCTTTTGCATGCTCATCATAGTTTTTGCCAATACACATAATATTTTTTGGTGTGCGCGGAATTGGAGATAACCATTCAATCACTGTAAATTCACGCTTGAAGCTATTCGCACGGTCTGATTTTTCCGCTGCTTCTACTAATTTACGAATTTGTTCAACAAAATCGAAGCCTAAAGCAATGCCATCAACAATTGAACTTGAAAAAGAAGGGAGAACTTGTAATTCGTTTTGAATAGCGAGTACATCCCATACCGCTTCTTCTTTTTTTACTTTTGGTCCAAAACTTACATGTCCACCTAATTTAAATGATAAAATTTTCATGATTTTAAGAGCTCCTTCTTTTTTCTACATGATACAACAATATGATATAAATTACCTTACTTTTACGATAACAATTTTTAATGTTGCTAATTCTCTATTAATTAAGCATGTTAAGCACAAAATTTAGCTTGATTCAGTTTTCGTCTTATATGTTAACTTACGCCAAATTGCCTCTAATGGGCCTTGCTTCCATTTTGTAAGCCAAATTTCTGCAAAAATCATTTGCACGACAATAATACCGATAGCAATTAATACACCTGTAGCTACACTTACTTTCCCATACCAACCTAATCCAAATTGATAAAATATAAATGTGCCAATCATGGATTGCAGTATGTACATCGTTAACGACATGCGTCCAATTTTTGCAAAAGGACTAAGTATTTTTGGTATGACTGGAATCAGACAAAGTAAAACAACAAGGCCAATATAGCCAACTGATAAAATCGGCCCACCGATATAGACCTTTATATAATCAAGTAAATACGTACGTGTAAATAGGATAGGTACACTCTTCAAGAATATACCAAGTGCCAACCCAGCTATCGCAAGTGCTAGCCACAGCCATTTCAGCTCTTTTGAACGTTCTACTAAATGCCATTTGGAGGCAGCTGCACCTATTAGCATATACGGTAATATCGTAAATAATGACGCAATCCACATCCCGATTCCCGCTTGAATAGATAAGTCAGATAAACGCTGTAAAAAGGCATCCATCCAACTACCTGTGCCATAGGCTGTGATTGCCTTTTCCACACCAGTAATATCCAAGTACGTTTCAATCTCCGTATTAAAGTTAATATAACCTACTACAAGCAACATAAAAACATGCATAAATCCATTGATAAGAATACCCGTTACGAATAGCCAGATGGGATGTAAACGTAAAAGCAACAGCAGAAAAACGCCACAGAAGGCATACATCATTAAAATATCTCCCCACCAAATAAGGAGCGCATGCAGCAAACCGAACATAAATAAAACAGTTAACCTTCGGAGTCCTGTTCCATAAAAGTTTTGTTCACGACTTTGAGCTTTTTGCCATTGTAGCGCTAATCCATAACCAAATAATAAGGAAAATAAAGGATAAAAACTACTTTGCACATAAATATCTAAATTTTGTTGCCAAACAATATCTGACGGTGTTGTAAACCATGACGCTAAATCAATGTGTGGCATTGGCAAATAAAAAGCATACATATTGACGACTAGTATACCTAGCAAGCTAATTCCACGTAAAATATCTAATGTTGCGATTCGTTCCTGCAACATCGTCGGTTTCAAATTCACAAAATAGCCTCCTCTTCTTTCTAAGTCGTTAAACTACAATGCGCATCCTTCTGCGCTTTCAGTAAACTTCGAAAAAGCTTACTTTCCACGCAGAAGTTTGCCTATTGTTTTTAACATTGCTGAAAGGAATACTTCATTTTACAGGCAAAGGATAGTGACCCTACGCATAAATCGCCTGCTCAATATCAAATAAGTACAACACTTTCTCATATACTTGTATGTGTAAAATCGACTCAAGTGCCTCGCTATAAACACGTAGTTGCACCCCATAGCGACCTAAAAGTTCCTTCGATAACGCCGGCTCCTCTACAAATTGCCGCCCAATGCGGTCGGTTTTATAATCGAGTAATATCCAGTGACCGTAGACATCCTCAAACAAGCAATCGACAATCCCTTGCACAATTTGAGCGTCGCCATCCTCATCCACGCGGCTTATCGTAAATGGCATTTCTCTTCGAATTTGCTTCGCATTTTTAAAACGTTGGCCAATATCGGTTGTAAAGAAACGGTAAATTTTCTCACACGGAACAATCTTGCTCTCTGCCTCGGTTAGTAGTTGTTTTACCACTAACTCAGTGACAAATTGCTCCACTTCTTGCACTGTGCTAAAGCCACATTGTGGTACATGCTGCATGACCGTATGAATGGCTGTCCCCATTTCCGCACCTGTAAGCTGCTTATCCTGTAAAAAGGTTGGTCGTGGGGCAATCGTACCCTTATTCTTTTTAGGAGCGGTAAAATAGTATTCTGGCTCCTCTAGACGTTGTAAGCTTTCTAGACGTTTAATTTCACTAACAGATGTTTTCGAACGCTTCTGTGTCGATTTTTGATATGCATATTGAGCTTGGAAGCGAGCTGTAATTTCTGCAAGCAGAGCTGCGTCCTCTGGCGTTGTGAACATCTGTTGCACATCTTCATCTAACGCTTGCGTTTCATACATAAAATGATGTGTTGAAATGGCTCTTACCCACCAATGCGAGAGATCTTGTCTTGCTTTATACGAAGTACTTGTAATAGCTGCAAAATCAGCATGTCTCGCAACAGCTGGCCCAACCCAGTCAAAATAACTATTTGCACGCGCGCGTAAATAATCTTGCAAAGGAGCATCCACAGGCAAGTTTTGCGCGTCCAGCCAGGAATCAAGTGTTTTATCCCAATTTTTTACGGAGCCAATTAAAATAAGTCGTTCCTTTGCACGCGTCATTGCTACGTACAACACCCGCATTTCTTCGGCTCTCATCTCCAGCTCTTTTTTCTCCTTCATCGCTAGAAATGGTAAAGAAGTATAGGTAATCCGATTTTCAGGGTCAATTGCTTTAACTGCAAGCCCATAATCTTGGTCAAATAAATACGGATTGTGGAAGTCCATTTTGTTAAAAGGCCGTCCCATTCCTGCAACAAAAACAACTGGGTACTCTAAACCTTTGGATGAGTGAATTGTTACAAGTCTCACTACATCGTCTTTTTCACCAATCGACTTTGCTGTTCCTAAATCATCCCCACGCGTTCGCATTCTATCTATAAAGCGTAAAAAGCGGAACAACCCTCGAAACGCCGTCTTTTCATACATTAATGCGCGATCGTGTAAAATGCGTAAATTTGCTTGTCGTTGTTTACCATTCGGCATGGCACCAACCATTTCATAATAATGTGTATCCAAGTAAATTTTCCAAATTAAATCCGACAAAGAGCCACGACGTGCTAAATCTCGCCAGTTTTCAAATGCCAACATAAAACGTTGAAGCTTCTCAAATGTTTCGGATTGCACACCATGTCCTTCACTGCGTATAAATTGCCTTAATGCATCATAAAACGGTGTTTTAGTATCTGCTAAACGAATTTTTGCGAGCTCATTTT
This genomic interval from Lysinibacillus sphaericus contains the following:
- a CDS encoding alpha-amylase family glycosyl hydrolase, whose amino-acid sequence is MKFKKWISATAASLLLATSLIGATPAHADEVQKRTIAEESIFDLLVDRFFNGSGTNDYDTNTQDPTKFAGGDFTGLLDKLKFIGEMGYTIVSIGTIFDTEVYDGSMPTSYSTIEEHFGTAEEFQSVVKAYKEKNMSMMVDFPLNNVSPNHEWAKDAAKQNWIASTNNGHIQWDLTNKDVQAALIESATEFVSTYDVGGLRLTNIADADTAFINDMIKALKSTNKSLYVISNEESDANFDASFSPATAEIYRNIFKNVDQDSSKLMEPLAGEKPTQIMIDSLQTYRFTFDSASENMFPPTRLKMAMGALFMLPGIPVVQYGTEIAMNGEEKPDTHQLYNFKTDEELIDYIKNVQSLRNQSATLRKGDFEVITNENGLLVFTRKSDEEQWIIMVNNTGKTQRVDLTPDQIGEGKMLNGILQEEKVRINEKNVYPVILDREIVEIYQVKDDEGLNVPYMVALGLVYVVFIGFVIIIIKRGKKRRQQQDAASENN
- a CDS encoding YisL family protein, with translation MDFLTNQTHLHITTWVVGIVIFLIAALSGKQSKGLHMLLRLFYILIIITGGALFIEAMKFGQGMLYGFKFLGGIFVIGMMEMVLVRQKKNKPTTMFWILFAVFLLITMFLGFKLPMGFNFLA
- a CDS encoding fumarylacetoacetate hydrolase family protein translates to MKILSFKLGGHVSFGPKVKKEEAVWDVLAIQNELQVLPSFSSSIVDGIALGFDFVEQIRKLVEAAEKSDRANSFKREFTVIEWLSPIPRTPKNIMCIGKNYDEHAKEMGAEAAPIDLMVFTKSPTAIAADGQTLSIHADLSSKMDYEGELAVVIGKRGKNIPKNLAFDYVFGYTIANDITARDLQDKHKQFFLGKSLEGTCPLGPYLVTKDEIPNPQELTVVTKVNDEVRQNGTTKDMMFTVESLVSILSQHVTLEPGDVILTGTPAGVGKGMNPPQYLKAGDTVKVSIQGIGTLVNHFE
- a CDS encoding DUF418 domain-containing protein is translated as MNLKPTMLQERIATLDILRGISLLGILVVNMYAFYLPMPHIDLASWFTTPSDIVWQQNLDIYVQSSFYPLFSLLFGYGLALQWQKAQSREQNFYGTGLRRLTVLFMFGLLHALLIWWGDILMMYAFCGVFLLLLLRLHPIWLFVTGILINGFMHVFMLLVVGYINFNTEIETYLDITGVEKAITAYGTGSWMDAFLQRLSDLSIQAGIGMWIASLFTILPYMLIGAAASKWHLVERSKELKWLWLALAIAGLALGIFLKSVPILFTRTYLLDYIKVYIGGPILSVGYIGLVVLLCLIPVIPKILSPFAKIGRMSLTMYILQSMIGTFIFYQFGLGWYGKVSVATGVLIAIGIIVVQMIFAEIWLTKWKQGPLEAIWRKLTYKTKTESS